A region of Selenomonadales bacterium 4137-cl DNA encodes the following proteins:
- a CDS encoding FeoA family protein, translating into MGKQMPLTRLRAGQKATVASLPAGRRDLARLLAFGILPGTDIQILQIFPVYVLAVGNTRLAIDRKIAAGILVGVPNTPV; encoded by the coding sequence ATGGGGAAACAAATGCCGCTCACCCGCCTGCGCGCCGGGCAAAAGGCAACCGTCGCCTCCCTGCCCGCCGGCCGCCGGGACCTGGCCAGGCTGCTCGCCTTCGGCATCCTGCCGGGAACGGACATCCAAATCCTCCAGATCTTCCCTGTTTACGTGCTTGCCGTCGGCAACACCCGTCTGGCCATCGACCGAAAAATCGCCGCCGGTATTCTCGTCGGCGTCCCTAATACTCCTGTGTGA
- the feoB gene encoding ferrous iron transport protein B, whose product MQRRIVLVGAPNVGKSVIFNNLTGKYVNVSNYPGTTVEVARGYARLGGVPCEIVDTPGIYSLAPITDEERVTREFLLAGAPDLVVHVADAKNLARSLPFTLALLDAGLPVILVLNLIDEAAAAGLAFDTARLAGLLGIPVVAAAAVRKIGLDRLRDAIVSYRRQPQPPLLLGPDLEAALAAVTTPLGDRRPAVRILALLLLAGDPVTHSQLKNDTAYPAAVAAAQDAARKSVQPFAQLIAAERQAQADRLAAAVVTRGPAGRRRTADFLDLLTRQPLTGIPILALVLYWGLYKFVGGFGAGFLVDYIDDNVFARVITPAVHHACHTWIPWEWLQSLLAGEYGLFTLGLRYAVAIILPIVGTFFVAFALLEDCGYLPRLAMLVDGLFKRFGLNGRAVIPVTLGLGCGTMAVFVVRTLETKRERLLATFLLALTIPCSAQLGVVLAILAGDGRAVALWAAIILAVFILSGLLAARLLPGERSPFYIELPPLRIPDPANVLHKASTRMIWYFVEIIPVFFLASFLLWLGDRSGLLAYIIKAVEPLMAGLGLPAATAPIFLLGFFRRDYGAAGLYDMAAAGLLGPRQLLVAAVALTLFVPCVAQLMVIVKERGPLAAAIMTAIIAVVALAAGWLASLLAPLVI is encoded by the coding sequence ATGCAGCGCAGAATCGTCCTGGTCGGGGCTCCCAACGTGGGCAAAAGCGTCATCTTCAACAACCTCACCGGCAAATACGTCAATGTCTCCAACTACCCCGGCACCACCGTCGAAGTCGCCCGCGGCTACGCCCGCCTCGGCGGCGTACCGTGCGAAATCGTCGACACCCCCGGCATCTACTCGCTCGCCCCCATTACCGACGAAGAGCGCGTCACCCGCGAATTTCTCCTCGCCGGCGCGCCCGACCTCGTCGTCCATGTCGCCGACGCCAAAAACCTCGCCCGCTCTCTGCCCTTCACCCTTGCCCTCCTTGACGCCGGCCTGCCCGTCATCCTCGTCCTCAACCTCATCGACGAAGCCGCCGCCGCCGGCCTTGCCTTCGACACCGCCCGCCTCGCCGGCCTCCTCGGCATCCCCGTCGTGGCCGCGGCCGCCGTCAGAAAAATCGGCCTTGACCGCCTCCGCGACGCCATCGTCTCCTACCGGCGGCAACCGCAGCCGCCCCTCCTCCTTGGCCCGGACCTCGAAGCAGCCCTAGCCGCCGTGACAACACCGCTCGGCGACCGCCGCCCCGCCGTCCGCATCCTTGCCCTTCTCCTGCTCGCCGGCGACCCGGTCACCCACTCGCAGCTGAAAAACGATACCGCCTACCCGGCCGCCGTCGCCGCCGCCCAGGACGCCGCCCGGAAAAGCGTCCAGCCCTTTGCCCAACTGATCGCCGCCGAACGCCAGGCCCAGGCCGACCGGCTCGCCGCCGCCGTCGTCACCCGCGGCCCGGCCGGCCGCCGCCGGACGGCCGATTTCCTCGACCTTCTTACCCGCCAGCCCCTGACCGGCATCCCCATCCTCGCCCTAGTCCTCTACTGGGGGCTCTATAAATTCGTCGGCGGCTTCGGCGCCGGCTTCCTCGTCGACTACATCGACGACAACGTCTTCGCCCGCGTCATCACCCCCGCCGTCCACCACGCCTGCCACACCTGGATACCCTGGGAATGGCTGCAGTCCCTCCTGGCCGGCGAATACGGCCTTTTCACCCTCGGCCTCCGCTACGCCGTCGCCATTATCCTCCCCATCGTCGGCACCTTCTTCGTCGCCTTCGCCCTCCTCGAAGACTGCGGCTACCTGCCCCGCCTCGCCATGCTCGTCGACGGCCTCTTCAAACGCTTTGGCCTCAACGGCCGGGCCGTCATTCCCGTCACCCTCGGACTCGGCTGCGGCACCATGGCCGTCTTCGTCGTCCGTACCCTCGAAACCAAGCGCGAGCGCCTCCTCGCCACCTTCCTGCTCGCCCTGACCATCCCCTGCTCCGCCCAACTCGGCGTCGTCCTCGCCATCCTCGCCGGCGATGGCCGCGCCGTCGCCCTGTGGGCCGCCATCATCCTCGCCGTCTTCATCCTCTCCGGCCTGCTCGCCGCCCGCCTCCTGCCCGGCGAACGCAGCCCCTTCTACATCGAGCTCCCGCCCCTCCGGATACCCGACCCCGCCAACGTCCTCCACAAAGCCTCCACCCGCATGATCTGGTACTTCGTGGAAATAATTCCCGTCTTCTTCCTCGCCAGCTTTCTCCTCTGGCTCGGTGACCGCAGCGGCCTGCTGGCATATATTATAAAAGCGGTGGAGCCCCTTATGGCCGGCCTCGGCCTTCCGGCCGCCACCGCCCCGATATTCCTGCTGGGCTTTTTCCGGCGCGACTACGGAGCCGCCGGCCTGTACGACATGGCTGCCGCCGGCCTCCTCGGTCCCCGCCAGCTTCTCGTCGCCGCCGTCGCTCTCACCCTCTTCGTCCCCTGCGTCGCCCAGCTCATGGTTATCGTTAAGGAGCGCGGCCCCTTAGCCGCCGCCATAATGACCGCCATCATCGCCGTCGTCGCGTTGGCCGCGGGCTGGCTCGCCAGCCTCTTGGCCCCGCTCGTCATCTAG
- the trxA gene encoding thioredoxin, with translation MANAPDVNEANFQEEVLDAAVPVLADFWAPWCGYCQRLSPILDELAGETGGKYKIVKINVDQNRSLAQKYGVMSLPTMILFKDGEQAEKIVGFQPKGSLADRIKAHL, from the coding sequence ATGGCCAATGCCCCGGATGTCAACGAAGCGAACTTCCAAGAAGAAGTGCTCGACGCGGCCGTCCCCGTGCTCGCCGATTTCTGGGCCCCGTGGTGCGGCTACTGCCAGCGTCTTTCCCCCATCCTCGACGAGCTTGCCGGCGAAACCGGCGGCAAATACAAAATCGTCAAGATCAACGTCGACCAGAACCGTTCCCTCGCCCAGAAATACGGTGTCATGAGCCTGCCCACCATGATCCTGTTCAAGGACGGCGAGCAGGCGGAAAAAATCGTCGGTTTCCAGCCGAAGGGCAGCCTGGCCGACCGCATCAAAGCCCACCTGTAG
- a CDS encoding CoA-binding protein — translation MTDIDKTLALKTWAVVGANNNKDKFGYKIFKFMDDTGHFEVYPVNPGLEEVMGRKCYPGLKDLPEKPDVVDVVVPPKVGEQIMRDCADAGIKYVWLQPGADAPAVAKLGEDLGLTVIKACVMAECRKRGITG, via the coding sequence ATGACCGACATCGACAAGACCCTCGCCCTCAAAACCTGGGCGGTGGTAGGCGCCAACAACAACAAAGACAAATTCGGCTACAAGATATTCAAATTCATGGACGACACCGGTCACTTCGAAGTCTATCCCGTCAACCCCGGCCTCGAAGAAGTCATGGGCCGGAAATGCTACCCCGGCCTCAAGGACCTGCCGGAGAAACCCGACGTCGTCGACGTTGTCGTGCCACCCAAGGTCGGCGAGCAGATCATGCGCGACTGCGCCGACGCCGGCATCAAGTACGTCTGGCTCCAGCCGGGAGCCGACGCGCCGGCGGTCGCCAAACTCGGCGAAGACCTCGGCCTTACCGTCATCAAAGCCTGCGTTATGGCCGAGTGCCGCAAGCGCGGCATTACGGGCTGA
- a CDS encoding peptide ABC transporter substrate-binding protein, with the protein MAKKTTALILAIVLAATFILSGCSWFGAKKDAKYLRYAVAAEPETLDPRKATSIPAGIIQAQLFEGLTALDAASSPVPAAAERWEISPDGLTYTFHLRKGAKWSNGEPVTAADFEYAWKSALSPELASSYAYQLFCLKNGRAYNEKKAAAAAVGVKALGDDTLEVALERPTPYFLSLVAFRTFYPVSRNAAANQRWAADAKTFVGNGPFRLTNWVHDNKMELVRNEHYWDAGKVRMDKVDIVLVDSAATRLVMFENKQLDMADSPPVSEIPRLQKEGKLKIFPFLGVSYFPFNVKKAPFNDARVRKAFTLALDRRSLVDRVARGGQTPALAFVPPGIADAGGKDFRAKGGQYFADNDTAAAKKLLAEAGYPEGKGLPPITLLYNTSESNKLIAEAVQEMWKRTLGVTVQLSNQELKVFYDNLDKHNFQVAIDSWIGDYIDPMTFLELFETANGNNSPGYANPAYDSHLTAARQTSDVTTRSEAFHAAEKILLADAVVLPVYFSTSPVMVRPNVRNQIRTVLGIVYLKQAYLE; encoded by the coding sequence TTGGCCAAGAAGACAACCGCCCTCATCCTCGCCATCGTGCTTGCAGCCACCTTCATCCTGTCCGGCTGCTCCTGGTTCGGCGCCAAAAAAGACGCCAAATACCTACGCTACGCCGTCGCCGCCGAGCCGGAAACCCTCGACCCCCGCAAAGCCACGAGTATCCCCGCCGGCATCATCCAGGCCCAACTGTTCGAAGGCCTCACCGCCCTCGACGCCGCCAGCAGCCCCGTGCCGGCCGCCGCCGAGCGCTGGGAGATCTCCCCCGACGGCCTCACCTACACCTTCCACCTCCGCAAAGGGGCGAAATGGTCGAACGGCGAGCCGGTCACCGCCGCCGACTTCGAATACGCCTGGAAATCCGCCCTCAGTCCCGAGCTCGCCTCCAGCTACGCCTACCAGTTATTCTGCCTCAAAAACGGCCGCGCCTATAACGAAAAGAAAGCCGCCGCCGCCGCCGTAGGCGTCAAAGCGCTGGGCGACGACACCCTCGAAGTCGCCCTCGAACGGCCGACCCCCTATTTCCTGTCCCTCGTCGCCTTCCGCACCTTCTACCCCGTCAGTCGCAACGCCGCCGCCAACCAGCGCTGGGCCGCCGACGCCAAAACCTTCGTCGGCAACGGGCCCTTCCGCCTGACGAACTGGGTCCACGACAACAAAATGGAACTGGTCAGGAACGAACACTACTGGGACGCCGGCAAGGTCCGCATGGACAAGGTCGACATCGTCCTCGTCGACTCGGCCGCCACCCGGCTCGTCATGTTCGAAAACAAGCAGCTCGACATGGCCGACAGCCCGCCCGTAAGCGAAATACCGCGCCTCCAGAAGGAAGGCAAGCTCAAGATATTCCCCTTCCTCGGCGTCAGCTACTTCCCCTTCAACGTCAAAAAAGCCCCCTTCAACGATGCCAGGGTCCGCAAAGCCTTCACCCTCGCCCTCGACCGGCGCAGCCTCGTTGACCGGGTCGCCCGCGGCGGTCAGACTCCCGCCCTCGCCTTTGTGCCTCCGGGCATCGCCGACGCCGGCGGCAAAGACTTCCGCGCCAAAGGCGGCCAATACTTCGCCGACAACGACACCGCCGCCGCCAAAAAACTGCTTGCCGAGGCCGGCTATCCCGAAGGCAAGGGCCTGCCGCCCATCACCCTCCTGTACAACACCAGCGAAAGCAACAAACTAATCGCCGAAGCCGTGCAGGAAATGTGGAAACGCACCCTCGGCGTCACCGTCCAGCTCAGCAACCAGGAGCTCAAGGTATTCTACGACAACCTCGACAAACACAACTTCCAGGTGGCCATCGACAGCTGGATCGGCGACTACATCGACCCCATGACCTTCCTGGAGCTCTTCGAAACAGCCAATGGCAACAACAGCCCCGGCTATGCCAACCCAGCCTACGACAGCCACCTCACCGCCGCCCGGCAGACCTCCGATGTCACGACCCGCTCCGAGGCCTTCCACGCCGCCGAGAAAATTCTCCTGGCCGACGCCGTCGTCCTCCCCGTCTACTTCAGCACCAGCCCGGTCATGGTCCGCCCGAACGTCAGGAACCAGATCAGGACCGTCCTCGGCATCGTCTATCTCAAACAAGCCTACCTGGAATAA
- a CDS encoding serine hydrolase: MSKKAESDLTAAMAATVAGEPGVFSAAAVELPAGRRWLLNPKRLRSASLIKIFILAEAFRRIGRGELDPEEAVAIPAEAIVGGAGQLEFAAPGTVRTWRELLEAMIVESDNTATNMVIDRLGMESVNALAVALGCRDTVLRRKMMDFAAAAAGRENYTTPADVAAVLARLYRRECVSPAADEAMVAILLRQEDRCKLPLLLPAAAKVACKSGELDGAEHDAGIVYGEGHDYVLAVMSDGLPDEERGRGVIAQLSRTVYDWLHSNISA; encoded by the coding sequence TTGTCAAAGAAGGCTGAAAGCGATCTGACGGCGGCGATGGCGGCGACGGTGGCCGGCGAGCCGGGCGTTTTTTCGGCGGCGGCGGTCGAGCTGCCGGCCGGCCGGCGCTGGCTGCTAAATCCTAAACGGCTGCGGTCGGCAAGCCTGATAAAGATTTTTATCCTCGCGGAGGCGTTCCGCCGCATCGGCCGGGGCGAACTGGACCCGGAGGAGGCGGTGGCGATCCCGGCGGAGGCGATCGTGGGCGGCGCGGGACAGTTGGAGTTCGCCGCGCCGGGGACGGTGCGGACGTGGCGCGAGCTGCTGGAGGCTATGATCGTGGAGAGCGACAATACGGCGACTAATATGGTGATCGACCGCCTGGGGATGGAGAGCGTGAACGCGCTGGCGGTGGCGCTGGGGTGCCGCGACACGGTGCTGCGCCGCAAGATGATGGATTTCGCGGCCGCGGCGGCCGGGCGGGAGAATTATACGACGCCGGCCGATGTGGCGGCGGTGCTGGCGAGGTTGTACCGGCGCGAGTGCGTTAGCCCCGCGGCCGACGAGGCGATGGTGGCCATCCTGCTCCGCCAGGAGGACCGCTGCAAGCTGCCCCTCCTCCTCCCCGCCGCCGCAAAGGTGGCGTGCAAATCCGGGGAGCTGGACGGCGCCGAGCACGATGCGGGGATCGTTTACGGGGAGGGGCACGATTATGTGCTGGCGGTGATGAGCGACGGCCTGCCGGACGAGGAGCGCGGCCGGGGGGTTATCGCGCAGTTGTCGCGCACGGTTTACGATTGGCTGCATAGTAATATATCAGCGTGA
- a CDS encoding C40 family peptidase — protein MTDCSTAVNVSAAMLWTAPGPKRDHDRLILGAATDPAAWADGMDEDMRLWLVGQVESQLLYGERVAVLGREGEWLRVAAAEQASGRDGRGYPGWLPAAQVSDNDVFLAERAALPAAAVTATRTLLYADAAGREPVAELSWQTRLPLLAAVGAMLQVRRPDGAVGYISQYAASPLSPAPFDGERLLAEARRFAGLHYVWGGTSAWGFDCSGFALRLYQSQGVAIPRDADEQAAGGTAVADGDLLPGDLLFFAGPGGQGDIHHVGVFAGDSTMIHAPNSRSAIREDDFTVGKYGEEYWGARRYR, from the coding sequence ATGACTGATTGTTCGACAGCCGTTAATGTTTCTGCCGCCATGCTGTGGACCGCGCCAGGGCCGAAACGGGACCACGACCGGCTTATCCTGGGGGCGGCGACCGATCCGGCGGCGTGGGCGGACGGCATGGACGAGGATATGCGGCTGTGGCTGGTGGGCCAGGTGGAGTCGCAGCTTTTGTACGGGGAACGGGTGGCGGTGCTGGGCCGCGAGGGCGAGTGGCTGCGTGTGGCGGCGGCGGAGCAGGCGTCCGGCAGGGATGGGCGCGGCTACCCTGGCTGGCTGCCGGCCGCCCAGGTGAGCGATAACGATGTTTTTCTGGCGGAGCGGGCCGCTTTGCCGGCGGCGGCGGTAACGGCGACGAGGACGCTTTTATACGCTGACGCGGCCGGCCGCGAGCCGGTGGCCGAACTGAGCTGGCAGACGCGCCTGCCGCTGCTGGCCGCTGTGGGCGCGATGCTGCAGGTGAGACGGCCGGACGGGGCGGTGGGCTATATATCGCAGTATGCCGCCTCTCCCCTCTCCCCCGCCCCGTTTGACGGGGAACGGCTGCTGGCGGAGGCGAGGCGGTTCGCCGGGCTGCACTATGTCTGGGGCGGCACGTCGGCGTGGGGGTTCGACTGTTCGGGGTTCGCGCTGCGGCTATACCAGTCCCAGGGGGTGGCAATCCCCCGCGACGCCGACGAGCAGGCGGCGGGCGGGACGGCGGTGGCCGACGGCGACCTGCTGCCTGGCGATCTGCTGTTTTTCGCCGGCCCCGGCGGTCAGGGCGATATCCACCATGTGGGGGTGTTCGCGGGCGATTCGACGATGATCCACGCCCCGAACAGCCGGTCGGCGATCCGCGAGGACGATTTCACCGTCGGGAAGTATGGCGAGGAGTATTGGGGGGCGCGTCGCTACAGATAG
- the gluQRS gene encoding tRNA glutamyl-Q(34) synthetase GluQRS has product MTDIRGRFAPSPSGQMHLGNAWTALLAWLQIRSLGGAVVLRVEDLDPDRSRPEYTAQIISDLAWLGLDWDEGPDIGGPYGPYRQDERRHLYAAALDTLAARGLVYPCYCTRAEIRAAASAPHAGDADAESAYPGTCRKRVGEGGFSGDRRPALRLIVPAETVAFTDGLHGPVAQNLTAACGDFIVRRADGVHAYQLAVVVDDAAMRITHVLRGDDLLASTPRQLYLYSLLGLTPPAFAHVPLLVSPDGHRLSKRQQDLALAALKERGVAAPEIIGRLAHLAGLIPAPEPVRPRDLVAAFSLAKLPREPVVIENNLFT; this is encoded by the coding sequence ATGACTGACATTCGCGGGCGCTTCGCCCCGTCCCCCTCCGGCCAAATGCACCTCGGCAACGCCTGGACGGCCCTCCTCGCCTGGCTGCAGATCCGCAGCCTCGGCGGCGCTGTCGTCCTCCGGGTCGAAGACCTCGACCCAGACCGCAGCCGCCCCGAATACACCGCCCAGATAATCAGCGACCTCGCCTGGCTCGGCCTCGACTGGGACGAAGGCCCCGACATCGGCGGCCCCTACGGCCCCTACCGCCAGGACGAGCGCCGCCATCTCTACGCCGCCGCCCTGGACACCCTCGCCGCCCGCGGTCTCGTCTACCCCTGCTACTGCACCAGGGCCGAAATCCGTGCCGCCGCTTCCGCTCCCCACGCCGGCGACGCAGACGCGGAAAGCGCCTACCCCGGCACCTGCCGGAAAAGAGTAGGGGAGGGAGGGTTCTCCGGCGACCGCCGCCCGGCCCTGCGGCTCATCGTCCCCGCCGAAACCGTCGCCTTCACCGACGGCCTCCACGGTCCCGTCGCCCAGAACCTCACCGCCGCCTGCGGCGACTTCATCGTCCGCCGCGCCGACGGCGTCCACGCCTATCAGCTCGCCGTCGTCGTCGACGACGCCGCGATGCGCATCACCCACGTCCTGCGCGGCGACGACCTTCTCGCCTCCACCCCGCGCCAGCTCTACCTCTACAGTCTGCTCGGCCTCACGCCGCCCGCCTTCGCCCACGTCCCGCTGCTCGTCAGCCCCGACGGCCACCGCCTCTCCAAGCGCCAGCAGGACCTCGCCCTCGCCGCCCTGAAGGAGCGCGGCGTCGCCGCCCCGGAAATAATCGGCCGCCTCGCCCACCTGGCCGGCCTCATCCCGGCCCCCGAACCCGTACGGCCCCGCGACCTCGTCGCCGCCTTCTCCCTCGCCAAACTGCCGCGGGAACCGGTCGTCATCGAAAACAACCTTTTTACATAG
- a CDS encoding MFS transporter translates to MNKEFRLTSRNFVCVCIATFLYFGSFYLLIPTLPQYVDSLGGSPGQIGLVMGAFSFAAVLVRPYLGRLADRRGRKRLMLLGTGFFALLFPIYGFLQSVAPLYLLRIAHGFAHAAFLAASAAYIADLAPPQRRGEVIGIYGTANVVSMALFPAVGINIIQYTQNFDVLFACSAIAAAGAFLAVVAVDEIGAHDGGKNPVSLLAVGRRRVVVVPSLALFAGAAAYGTVIAFLPVFAPQRGLADFGVFFTVYAAGTLASRIFAGKLSDRWGRRRVVLPFMALLAVGVFLLPFLDSLFLLILIGLAFGFGFGAFMPTLNALVVDKTPPAERGSALGFFTSFMDMGIAAGAVLLGQVGEKAGFGAMFATAGFILVAGILVFALYTEKDDPHTEAGH, encoded by the coding sequence ATGAACAAAGAATTCCGCCTGACCTCGCGCAACTTCGTCTGCGTCTGCATCGCCACCTTCCTCTACTTCGGCAGCTTCTACCTGCTCATCCCCACCTTGCCCCAGTACGTCGACAGCCTCGGCGGCTCCCCCGGCCAGATCGGCCTCGTCATGGGGGCGTTCAGCTTCGCGGCCGTCCTTGTCCGGCCCTACCTCGGCCGGCTTGCCGACCGTCGCGGGCGCAAACGCCTGATGCTGCTAGGGACAGGCTTCTTTGCCCTCCTGTTTCCGATTTACGGCTTCCTTCAGTCCGTCGCCCCCCTTTACCTCCTCCGCATCGCCCACGGCTTTGCTCACGCCGCTTTCCTCGCCGCGTCGGCCGCCTACATAGCCGACCTCGCCCCTCCTCAGCGGCGGGGCGAAGTGATCGGCATCTACGGCACCGCCAACGTCGTCTCCATGGCCCTTTTCCCGGCTGTCGGCATCAATATCATCCAGTATACGCAGAACTTCGACGTTCTATTTGCCTGCTCGGCAATCGCCGCCGCCGGAGCCTTCCTCGCCGTTGTCGCGGTGGATGAAATCGGCGCCCACGACGGCGGCAAAAATCCGGTCAGCCTGCTGGCCGTCGGCCGGCGGCGGGTCGTCGTCGTCCCGTCCCTGGCGCTCTTCGCGGGCGCCGCCGCCTACGGCACGGTCATCGCCTTCCTGCCCGTCTTCGCCCCCCAGCGCGGTTTGGCCGACTTCGGCGTATTCTTCACCGTCTACGCCGCCGGCACCCTCGCCAGCCGCATCTTCGCCGGCAAGCTCTCCGACCGCTGGGGCCGTCGCCGTGTCGTCCTGCCCTTCATGGCCCTCCTGGCTGTCGGCGTTTTCCTGTTGCCCTTCCTCGACAGCCTCTTCCTCCTGATCTTGATCGGCCTGGCGTTCGGCTTCGGCTTCGGCGCCTTCATGCCCACCCTCAACGCCCTCGTCGTCGACAAGACGCCCCCCGCCGAACGGGGCAGCGCCCTCGGCTTCTTCACCTCCTTCATGGACATGGGCATCGCCGCCGGCGCGGTGCTCCTCGGCCAGGTGGGCGAGAAGGCGGGGTTTGGCGCTATGTTCGCCACCGCCGGGTTTATTTTGGTGGCTGGGATACTGGTATTTGCGCTATATACCGAAAAAGACGATCCCCATACCGAGGCAGGCCATTGA
- a CDS encoding GNAT family N-acetyltransferase, with amino-acid sequence MTAGPAPSAIVAAIGENLREYALLAGCAPTGKSGSGGEITWIDTGTDALNRVLAARYTARRAEAGIRETAAIFGGRPLTWITGPADRPADLGRRLLDHGFRHQMHWRGMALALGRTAPAAAPPAGLEIRQALNPDGIAEWGRTAAAGFAMPERVARDFPVLFASLPTDKIAYFLAYRGSQPVATASVFLGSGGVAGAYFISTLGSARRSGAATALTRALIGHAADRGYRLLVLEASPAGYEVYRRLNFTEYCPMDAYILNM; translated from the coding sequence ATGACCGCGGGACCGGCTCCCTCCGCAATCGTCGCCGCCATCGGCGAAAACCTCCGTGAATACGCCCTGCTGGCCGGCTGCGCGCCGACAGGGAAGAGCGGCTCCGGCGGCGAAATCACATGGATAGACACCGGCACCGACGCGCTGAACCGCGTCCTCGCCGCCCGCTATACCGCCCGCCGGGCTGAAGCCGGGATTCGGGAAACGGCCGCGATCTTCGGCGGCCGTCCGCTCACCTGGATTACCGGGCCGGCCGACCGTCCCGCCGACCTCGGCCGGCGGCTTCTCGACCACGGCTTCAGGCACCAGATGCATTGGCGGGGCATGGCCCTCGCGCTGGGCCGGACGGCTCCGGCAGCCGCGCCGCCCGCGGGACTCGAAATCCGCCAGGCCCTCAACCCGGACGGCATAGCGGAATGGGGGCGGACGGCCGCCGCCGGCTTCGCCATGCCGGAGCGCGTCGCCCGCGACTTCCCGGTCTTATTCGCCAGCCTCCCCACCGACAAAATCGCCTATTTCCTCGCTTACCGGGGCAGCCAGCCGGTCGCCACCGCCAGCGTATTCCTAGGCAGCGGCGGCGTCGCCGGCGCCTACTTCATCTCCACCCTCGGCTCCGCTCGCCGCAGCGGCGCCGCCACCGCCCTGACCCGCGCCCTCATCGGCCATGCCGCGGACCGCGGCTACAGGCTGCTCGTCCTTGAGGCCAGCCCCGCCGGCTACGAGGTCTATCGCCGCCTTAACTTCACCGAATACTGCCCCATGGACGCCTACATCCTCAACATGTGA
- a CDS encoding ATP-dependent 6-phosphofructokinase — MAKFKSVGVLTGGGDCPGLNAVIRSVARACFSHGIRVWGVRNGFGGLVENDIVELADKDISGILPRGGTILGTTNRDNPFSYAVPHEGGYVYKDMSQQALTNLRTRGIEALVVIGGDGSLRIANEFDQLGLPVVSVPKTIDNDIPRTERTFGFDTAVACASEALDRLHTTAESHHRVMLLEVMGRYAGWIAFYSGMAGGADVILIPEVPYKIEAVVAAIKARRAQGKLFSLVVVAEGAYPVGGEMTVARIVENSPEKVRLGGVGDKLAHELEELTGFESRCTVLGHLQRGGSPTAYDRILSTRYGVAAVDALVAGKTGTMVALQKNSIVTVPIRDIAGQPSNVPLEALHVGRAIGVCFGDEV; from the coding sequence ATGGCCAAGTTCAAGAGTGTTGGCGTGCTGACCGGCGGCGGCGACTGCCCGGGTCTCAACGCCGTGATCCGCAGCGTGGCGCGCGCCTGCTTCAGCCACGGCATCAGGGTCTGGGGCGTGAGGAACGGCTTCGGCGGCCTGGTGGAAAATGATATCGTCGAGCTGGCGGACAAGGATATCTCCGGTATCCTGCCCCGTGGCGGCACCATCCTCGGCACGACCAACCGCGACAATCCTTTTAGTTATGCCGTGCCGCACGAAGGCGGCTATGTTTACAAGGACATGTCGCAGCAGGCGCTGACGAATCTCCGGACGAGGGGCATCGAGGCGCTGGTGGTGATCGGCGGCGACGGCAGCCTGCGGATCGCCAACGAGTTCGATCAACTGGGGCTGCCGGTGGTGTCTGTGCCGAAGACGATCGATAACGATATCCCGCGGACGGAGCGGACGTTCGGTTTCGATACCGCGGTGGCGTGCGCCAGCGAGGCGCTCGACCGTCTGCATACGACCGCCGAGTCGCATCACCGGGTGATGCTGCTGGAGGTTATGGGCCGCTACGCAGGCTGGATCGCCTTTTATTCCGGCATGGCCGGGGGCGCGGACGTCATCCTCATCCCCGAGGTGCCGTACAAGATCGAGGCTGTTGTGGCGGCGATCAAGGCCCGCCGGGCCCAGGGCAAGCTGTTCAGCCTGGTGGTGGTGGCCGAGGGAGCCTACCCTGTGGGCGGCGAAATGACGGTGGCCCGCATCGTGGAGAACAGCCCCGAGAAGGTGCGCCTGGGCGGCGTGGGCGATAAGCTGGCCCACGAGTTGGAGGAGCTGACCGGGTTCGAGTCCCGCTGCACGGTGCTGGGGCATCTGCAGCGCGGCGGCAGCCCGACGGCCTACGACCGCATCCTGTCCACCCGCTACGGGGTGGCGGCCGTGGATGCGCTGGTGGCCGGCAAGACTGGCACGATGGTGGCCCTCCAGAAAAATAGCATTGTGACGGTGCCGATCAGGGATATCGCCGGCCAGCCGAGCAACGTGCCGCTGGAAGCGCTGCATGTGGGCCGGGCGATCGGCGTCTGCTTCGGCGACGAAGTCTGA